GCTTGACTTAACTATTCATAGGAATTGTTCAGGTTTCTTGTGCATCCCTGTTTTACAGGGTTATTCCATTTTTGTCAATGAACAATATGTTTCAACATTTATTAGCAAAAATTTGCCAAACTACAGAATAATTATTTATACAAGAATAGCGGTGAGAAAAAAATCAATGATAATGCCCTTGCGGTTTTGGCTTTGTTGATTGCCGAGAGTAATCCCAAAGAAAAAGAGGTTATGGTAAAAATAATTACGAATCTTTTGTGCAGATAAGGAAATATGGTAAGAAAAGTGATAGTATATTTTGATGGTAATAAAACACCTGAAGGTGTAAGTTGCAGTTATGTACTTATTGATGAGATGAGTGGCAAGCAAAAAGAAGAAACTGTAAAATTACCGACTGAAACAACGGTGCCACAAGCAGAGTATTACGGGTTGATTCGTGCATTAAGTGCATTTAAGAAAACTGACAAAATTGAGTTAGAAATATACGGCGATAGTGAACTTGTTGTAAAACAAATTCTTGGTGAATGGGAATGCAAGAATACACAACTGAGAATTTTAAGAAGCAAAGCTAGGAATCTTTTAAACAGGTTTGCGTCCTGGAAACTCGGTTGGGTGCCTCGTACAGAAAATAAAGCAAGATAAAAAAATGGGATATAAGATTCTTGCTGATGTGGTTATATTTTTACATTTTTTATGGATACTATTCATAATTTTAGGGTTTGCACTTACAGTATTTTCGTGGAAAAAATTTTGTAATAATTTTTTGTTAAGGATAATCCATTTGTTAAGTATACTTTATACAGCATATTTAGAGATTACTGAAAAATACTGTCCGCTTACAGTTTTAGAAAATTATTTTAAAACAAAATCCGGTAATATTACCTATACAGGTTCATTTATTATTTATAATATTGAAAAACTCGTTTATCCTGATGTGCCGCCAATGATTGTAATTATTCCGACAATATGTATTGGGATAATTACACTTGTTATGTTCGGATTGAAACCACCTAAGAAACTAAAAACGATATTATGTGGAAAATAACTTTACGGATTTTCAAAGCACTTCTATTTTTGTGTGCTTTAATTTTAATCATATTATGGATTAAACAAGGTGGGTTAAAGAATATGAAATTACAAAATGAAATTTTTTGTTTAGCAAAAGAAAAGGATACTATTACAAAAGCATCACCGAAAGTTATCAATAAACAAGCGATGTATTATAAAAAACTTGATAATAACTATGTAAACTGTCAACTTTGTTTTAGAAGATGTAAAATCGCTCCAAACAGACGTGGTTTTTGTACCACACGAGAAAATCGTGATGGAATATTATACTCATTAGTTTACAGTCAGCCTTGTGCTGTCAATATTGACCCAATAGAAAAAGAGCCTGTATTCCATGCATATCCCGGCTGTGAAATTCTCTGTATTGCAACTGCTGGATGTTCTATGCGATGTAATTTCTGTCATAATTGGCAGATATCACAACAAAAACCTGAAGAAGTAAATTCTATTTATTTGCAACCTGATGAGTTTGTAAAATTAGCAAAACAGCACAAATGTGAAGGTATCTCATTTACATATTCCGAACCAACTGTGTTTTATGAGTATATGTTAGATATTTGTAAATTAGCAAAACAGCAAAATATTTTGACAGTAGTACATACTTGTGGGATTATAAATCCAGAACCATTAAATGAACTTTTGAGATATGTAGATTCTATAACTGTTGACCTTAAAGGATTTAACCAAAAGTTTTATTCTAAAGCCGTAGCACAAGAAATAACTTTATCGCATATTCTTAATACAATAAAAATTATTAAAGAATCAGGCAAACATTTGGAGATTGTCAATCTTGTAATTCCAAAATTAAATGATAATTTTGAAGATATAAAAAAAATGTGTTTATGGATTAAACAAAATTTAGGCTGTGATGTGCCACTGCATTTTAACAGGTTTTCACCCGCTTATAAATTAACCAATCTTCCAACAACACCATTAGAAACGCTTGAAGAAGCACATAAGATTGCTAAGGAAACAGGGCTTAATTATGTTTTTATCGGAAATGTTCCAGGACACAAATATAATTCCACATACTGTCCTAATTGTAAAAAGCAGTTGATTCACAGAATTCATTTTCAGATATTGGAAAACAACATAGTAAATGGGTGCTGCAAATTTTGTAACTATAAAATACCGGGTATATGGGAAGAACGGTAGATGCTAACAGCAAAAGATTATATTATCAGAGATAAAGTTGGATATAAAACCGTTTTGGAAATGGTTGAGAACAGTTGCAAGAAATTTAGCAAAAAAATTGTGATGCAAATAAAAGTTGATGGGATTTATCAAAAATATACATATCAAGATTTATGGAATAATCTGAATAATATCGCAAGCGCACTAATTAAAATTGGTTTTCAGCACGGTGAGAAGGCAGCAGTTTATAGCGAGAATAGACCTGAATGGGGTATGGCATATTTAGGGATTTCTAAAGCAGGCGGAGTGATTATTCCACTTGATGTTCAGTTAAGTATAGCCGAACTTGAATATATACTTAATCATTCAGAAACAAAAGTTGTATTTACATCTACAAAATATCTTGATAATATTACAGAAATTTTTGACAGTGTCAAAAATTTAACAAAGATTATATGTTTTGACCATATTGATGAAGAACAAAATACTATTTCGTTAAATAAATTCTTAAAAATTGGCGAAGAGTCAAATATACATATTCACCATAAAACCGAGCCTGACGATGTCATTGCTATTTTATACACATCAGGGACAACAGGCATTGCTAAAGGCGTAATGCTTACCCAGAAAAATATAATTTCAGATGTAGAACTATCAAGCCAGATGATTTATTTTGATGAGAATGACAATTTTCTATCTGTACTGCCAATTCATCACTCTTTTGAATGCACCTGTGGATTTATTACTCCACTTTATAATGGTGCATCAATCACATATGCTGAAAGTTTGAAATCCAAAAACCTTATTGATAATATAAAAGAAACAAAAGTTACAGTTATGCTCGGAGTCCCGCTTTTATTTGAAAAATTTTATTACGGTATTATGAAAGGTATTAAAGAAAAACCATTACCAATACAACTACTTTTTAAGTCAAGTATGGGTATAGTAAATATAACAAAAAAACTTATCAATAAAAAAATAGGGCGTACTGTATTTGAGGATTTACGAAAAAAAGCAGGGCTTTCATCAGTAAGAGTTTTTGTAAGTGGTGGAGGACCGTTGAGAGCGGATATTGCAGAAGCATTTGATAATTTAGGGCTTACAATTTTGCAAGGTTATGGACTAACAGAAACCTCGCCTGTTGTGGCGGTGAGCACATTAGAATATATCAATTATTACTCAGTTGGATTACCATTGCCAGAGATAGAGATTAAAATTGATAAACCAACCGAACAAGGTATTGGTGAAATTTTGGTTAAAGGACCTGTAGTGATGAAAGGATATTATAAAAATACTGAAGAGACAGACGAGATTTTACGAGATGGATGGCTGTATACTGGTGATCTTGGATACAAAGATAAAATTGGATTTTTGTATATCACAGGCAGAAAGAAAAATGTAATAGTTACACAAGGTGGCAAAAATGTTTATCCTGAAGAATTAGAATTCAAAATAAACTCATCCGATTTTATTTTGGAATCAATGGTTTATGGGATGCCTGTGTCTGAGAAAGATAGAGGTGAAAAGATATATGCAATAATTGTGCCTGATTATGAAACTATAAATATGCACAGTAAAACAATAAATAAAGAATTGGCTACTGAAGAGCAAATAGAAGCACTTATCAGCAATGAAGTAAAAAAGATAAATTCCACGCTTCCTGCTTACAAGCAGATTTCAGGATTCAAAATCTATCCTGAAGAATTAATCAAAACATCTACAAAGAAGGTGAAAAGATATCTATATTTAGAAAAACTGATACCAGTTAGTTCAAGAAAGAAATAGTATTAAAATTAGTATAAGCCATCTAACAATTGTAAATGATTAAATACGGACAACAAATAGAAATCACAATACAAAAAATTATTACTGGTGGAGATGGTATTGGTAAGTATAAAAACATTGTTGTAATGGTTCCGTATTCTGTTCCTCAGGACAAACTACTTGTCAAAATAGCAGAAGTAAAAAAAAACTTTGCCCGTGCAAAAATTTCTAAAATTATCTTGCCATCACCATTCAGAATTATTCCCGTTTGTTCTTCTCACTTCTCACTTCTCACTTCTCACTGCCTTTACTGTGGTGGCTGTAATTTTCAAATGATAAAATACGAAAAGCAACTTGATATTAAAACGAAAATTGTTCAAGATTTTTTTGATATAAGAGTTAACGAAACACTCCCTGCTGAAAATCCTTTTAGATATAGAAATAAAATTCAAATACCGATTGGTGGAAAAACAGGCAATATAATTATGGGATTTTTCCAGCCGCAGTCACATCGCATTGTTGACATAAAAAACTGTTTTTTACAAACCACAGAAGCGAATAAAATAATAAAAGAAATACGAAATTTAATAAATGAATTCAGAATTCAGCCGTATAATGAAAACAGACATATTGGTGTTTTACGACATATAGTTTTACGGCAATCTTTTGTATTTAATGAATTTATGATTATTTTCGTCACAAAAACCAATTCTATGCCGAATACAAAAGAAATCATTAGTAGAATTACAAAAAAGTTCACAAACATTGTTTCAGTTTATCAGAATATAAACCCGCATAAAACCAATGTAATTTTAGGCAACAAGAATTATAAACTTTTTGGTAGAAATACAATAAGAGAAAAAATTGGCGATATAATTTTTGAAATTTCGCCTGCTTCGTTTTTCCAAATCAACACCTATCAGACACTAAAACTTTATGAACTAATAAAAAAAATCTGTCATCTTAAAGGTGATGAAAATATAATAGATATTTACTGCGGTTGTGGTGGTATAACACTTTATCTTGGGCCATATTGCCAAAAAATTACAGGGATTGAAAAGGTTTCATCTGCTATTTCTGATGCGGTTAGAAATACGAGAATTAACAATATAAAAAACGCGGTATTTATTTGTAGTAATGCTGATTATATTCTGAAAAAAACAGATTTTCCAAAAAACAGTACTGTAATTTTAGATCCACCCCGAACAGGCTGTTCTGCAGAAGTTTTAAAAATAATTCTTGATTTGTTACCTAATAAAATTATTTATGTTTCTTGTAATCCCGCAATACTTTCACGGGATATAAAAATACTTTCTAAAAAATATCAACTCTCAGAAATTCAGCCGATTGATATGTTTCCACAAACAGCGCATATTGAATGTGTTGCGAAATTAACGCAGAGAACACAGAGGCAGACAGGATAAAAAAATTATTTAGATTCTCTGTAGCCTTTGCGTCTCTCTGTAGTGAACATTATATCAGGAAATAATAATGAATCCGCTTGAGCTTTCTGGTGCGTTAGCATATTCAGTTGTAAAAAGCAATTATATTTACAAAAATATGATTATCCAGATGAAAACTGATGAAAATGCAGTTGATATTGCCGACGATATTTTAACAGTTTCTACGATATTAAAGCAACCAATCCCGGAAATTATTATTTTGCCTGAAAACGATATTTCATTGAGAATCAAAGCACTCTCACAAATTTTGGCAGACAAAAAGTTCTGTCTCTGTACAACAGTTGGTGCAGTACACAAAAAAACATTTTCAATCGGCAATTTTAAAAAATCAATACTAAAAATTAAAAAAAATGATATAATCAATCGCAATTTGCTGATTTCACAAATAACTGAAAATGGTTATGAACGAGTTGAAATAGTAACAGAAACCGGCGAGTTTGCCGTCAGAGGCGAAATAATTGATATTTGGCAGATAACTTCAAATTTGCCAGTCAGATTTGTGTTTAATATAAATACAGTTGAGTCAATAAAAAATTTTGATGCTGCTAGCCAGCGTTCAATTTCAGAGATAAACGAAGTTGAAATACTGCCTGCAAAAGAGAAAGCAGAAACTAGTATTTTTAAACAAATGCCCAAAAACAAATTTCGGACTTTAGGCGAAAAAGATATAGTTCCATACCTGCCTGTTTCAGAGTTTAATGGTGATATTGAAGTTTTTAAACATCAATACAAACAGTGGCAGAATGATGACTTCCATGTTTTTATAGTAGCCAATAATACAGGCGAGAAACAACATCTTGCTGAACTTTTGGGTAAGCAGTATGAAAACTCAATTTTTACAGGCTCGCTTTCATCAGGTTTTGTAGTTGACGCAGACCGTATTGTTTTTATAACAACCAACGAACTTTTTTCAAGATACAAACTGAAAATCCGACCACCAAAATTTTTCAAGAAATTAGGCGAGCCAATAGAAACACTATCCGATATAAAGCCAGGTGATTTCGTTGTTCACGAAAAATACGGGATTGGGATTTACGATGGACTCAAAACACTAACTGCGGGTGGGTTTACTGCTGAATATATTTCTATTCTATATGCGGACAATGACAAACTTTTTGTCTCAATAACAGATTTTCACCGTATCCAGAAATACTTTTCTATCAGCAACAAATTACCTAAAATAAATTCGTTAGACAGCACCATTTGGGAAAGAACCAAAGCGGTTGCTGATGAAAATGCCAGAAAGTTGGCACAGCAACTTTTACAGGTTTATGCTGAACGAT
This genomic interval from Elusimicrobiota bacterium contains the following:
- the amrS gene encoding AmmeMemoRadiSam system radical SAM enzyme, whose amino-acid sequence is MKLQNEIFCLAKEKDTITKASPKVINKQAMYYKKLDNNYVNCQLCFRRCKIAPNRRGFCTTRENRDGILYSLVYSQPCAVNIDPIEKEPVFHAYPGCEILCIATAGCSMRCNFCHNWQISQQKPEEVNSIYLQPDEFVKLAKQHKCEGISFTYSEPTVFYEYMLDICKLAKQQNILTVVHTCGIINPEPLNELLRYVDSITVDLKGFNQKFYSKAVAQEITLSHILNTIKIIKESGKHLEIVNLVIPKLNDNFEDIKKMCLWIKQNLGCDVPLHFNRFSPAYKLTNLPTTPLETLEEAHKIAKETGLNYVFIGNVPGHKYNSTYCPNCKKQLIHRIHFQILENNIVNGCCKFCNYKIPGIWEER
- a CDS encoding ribonuclease HI family protein — its product is MVRKVIVYFDGNKTPEGVSCSYVLIDEMSGKQKEETVKLPTETTVPQAEYYGLIRALSAFKKTDKIELEIYGDSELVVKQILGEWECKNTQLRILRSKARNLLNRFASWKLGWVPRTENKAR
- the rlmD gene encoding 23S rRNA (uracil(1939)-C(5))-methyltransferase RlmD, whose translation is MIKYGQQIEITIQKIITGGDGIGKYKNIVVMVPYSVPQDKLLVKIAEVKKNFARAKISKIILPSPFRIIPVCSSHFSLLTSHCLYCGGCNFQMIKYEKQLDIKTKIVQDFFDIRVNETLPAENPFRYRNKIQIPIGGKTGNIIMGFFQPQSHRIVDIKNCFLQTTEANKIIKEIRNLINEFRIQPYNENRHIGVLRHIVLRQSFVFNEFMIIFVTKTNSMPNTKEIISRITKKFTNIVSVYQNINPHKTNVILGNKNYKLFGRNTIREKIGDIIFEISPASFFQINTYQTLKLYELIKKICHLKGDENIIDIYCGCGGITLYLGPYCQKITGIEKVSSAISDAVRNTRINNIKNAVFICSNADYILKKTDFPKNSTVILDPPRTGCSAEVLKIILDLLPNKIIYVSCNPAILSRDIKILSKKYQLSEIQPIDMFPQTAHIECVAKLTQRTQRQTG
- a CDS encoding AMP-binding protein gives rise to the protein MLTAKDYIIRDKVGYKTVLEMVENSCKKFSKKIVMQIKVDGIYQKYTYQDLWNNLNNIASALIKIGFQHGEKAAVYSENRPEWGMAYLGISKAGGVIIPLDVQLSIAELEYILNHSETKVVFTSTKYLDNITEIFDSVKNLTKIICFDHIDEEQNTISLNKFLKIGEESNIHIHHKTEPDDVIAILYTSGTTGIAKGVMLTQKNIISDVELSSQMIYFDENDNFLSVLPIHHSFECTCGFITPLYNGASITYAESLKSKNLIDNIKETKVTVMLGVPLLFEKFYYGIMKGIKEKPLPIQLLFKSSMGIVNITKKLINKKIGRTVFEDLRKKAGLSSVRVFVSGGGPLRADIAEAFDNLGLTILQGYGLTETSPVVAVSTLEYINYYSVGLPLPEIEIKIDKPTEQGIGEILVKGPVVMKGYYKNTEETDEILRDGWLYTGDLGYKDKIGFLYITGRKKNVIVTQGGKNVYPEELEFKINSSDFILESMVYGMPVSEKDRGEKIYAIIVPDYETINMHSKTINKELATEEQIEALISNEVKKINSTLPAYKQISGFKIYPEELIKTSTKKVKRYLYLEKLIPVSSRKK
- a CDS encoding DUF2784 domain-containing protein; this encodes MGYKILADVVIFLHFLWILFIILGFALTVFSWKKFCNNFLLRIIHLLSILYTAYLEITEKYCPLTVLENYFKTKSGNITYTGSFIIYNIEKLVYPDVPPMIVIIPTICIGIITLVMFGLKPPKKLKTILCGK